The following coding sequences lie in one Cloeon dipterum chromosome 1, ieCloDipt1.1, whole genome shotgun sequence genomic window:
- the LOC135948443 gene encoding lectin subunit alpha-like, producing the protein MLTSQSRMFLLSLLCLYSAVDGAYYIIDGTSYYLEENIKVPWDEALSDCQNRSMTLASFETRREFEKVVQFLYYSVHDLLWIWTGGHRTANSSSWNWDAGSSITEFHWAEFQPNLPQDEDACINFCGLYKAWDDDECLLQLSYMCEEVHENEITVIRPKDNRMNH; encoded by the exons ATGTTAACGTCGCAGAGCAGGATGTTTTTGCTGTCACTTCTG tgTCTCTACAGTGCAGTGGATGGCGCCTATTATATAATCGACGGAACTTCCTACtatttggaagaaaatataaag GTCCCGTGGGACGAGGCATTGTCAGATTGCCAGAATAGATCAATGACTTTAGCTTCGTTTGAAACTCGGcgtgaatttgaaaaagttgTACAGTTTTTGTATTATTCAG TACACGATCTTTTGTGGATATGGACCGGGGGACACCGAACGGCTAATTCTTCATCGTGGAACTGGGATGCAGGCTCGTCAATCACTGAATTTCACTGGGCAGAATTTCAGCCAAATTTGCCGCAAGACGAGGATGCGTGCATCAATTTTTGCGGTTTGTACAAAGCCTGGGATGACGACGAATGTCTTTTGCAACTGTCTTACATGTGTGAAGAAGtccatgaaaatgaaataacggTGATTCGGCCAAAGGATAACAGAATGAACCACTGA
- the LOC135948352 gene encoding lectin subunit alpha-like — protein MAASSSVVFLVFLQCLFLTVDGLNLTIEDTLYYLETNIRLTWNDAKAECSNKDMTLVSFETLDEFRIVTEYLHGTRYDLLWIWTGGRSVAQGWEWDSGEPFYANQSAWGEFQPNKQMSCINFSGSYSAWDDDDCTYNLAYMCEEIHYEQTTTTTEETTETTTNSGTTENSGTTGNSGTTENSGTTEDTTTTTGSIDL, from the exons ATGGCGGCATCTTCTAGCGTAGTTTTTCTAGTTTTTCTTCAG tgtctCTTCTTGACGGTTGATGGATTGAATTTAACAATCGAAGACACTTTATATTATCTGGAAACAAATATACGG CTTACCTGGAATGACGCAAAGGCTGAATGCTCTAATAAAGACATGACTTTAGTTTCCTTTGAAACCCTAGATGAATTTCGGATCGTCACTGAATATTTACACGGAACAA GATATGATCTTCTGTGGATTTGGACTGGTGGAAGATCGGTGGCTCAAGGCTGGGAATGGGACTCGGGAGAGCCTTTTTACGCCAATCAATCCGCTTGGGGAGAATTTCAGCCAAATAAGCAGATGAGctgcataaatttttctgGAAGCTACAGCGCCTGGGATGACGACGATTGCACTTACAACCTGGCATACATGTGCGAAGAAATCCACTACGAGCAGACAACTACAACAACAGAAGAAACCACAGAAACTACCACAAATAGCGGAACGACCGAAAATAGCGGAACGACCGGAAATAGCGGAACGACCGAAAATAGCGGAACGACCGAAGACACCACAACGACTACCGGATCCATCGACCTCTAG